Proteins found in one Plasmodium sp. gorilla clade G2 genome assembly, chromosome: 14 genomic segment:
- a CDS encoding fam-a protein, putative — translation MSDLNENNELDIDDRLKSMEHLVCKDEKEIMKVNEIIEEASNVLYNFSIKQDDYYKYSTIDENSHLYFKKVNNTDVGKIDLLFQDPSKFEKIIQTIWDENGTRKFDPYFIEGKILRIYDKDTILVRQSYKGTLGKEGRYFYIVAQKKKLNDNTYLITCVSLNINDNNEKCTSNFINPFIHSANSFTLNIECDENIKNSSLKRMYINLSGYHIKREDNCIKFTYVSSIELDTSPLIPQFIIRKVKAKKMLQLNTLRQSL, via the exons ATGAGTGACctgaatgaaaataatgaattgGACATAGACGACCGATTAAAGTCAATGGAACATTTGGTTTGTAAAGATGAGAAAGAAATAATGAAAGTCAATGAAATTATAGAAGAAGCTTCAAATGTGTTATATAACTTTTCTATAAAGCAAGATgattattacaaatatagTACTATTGATGAAAACTCGCATTTGTATTTTAAGAAAGTTAATAACACTGATGTTGGGAAAATTGATTTACTCTTTCAGGATCCATCAAAA tttgaaaaaattatacaaacTATTTGGGACGAAAATGGCACAAGAAAATTTGATCCATATTTTATAGAAG gCAAGATATTACGCATATATGACAAGGACACAATTTTGGTGAGACAAAGTTATAAAGGAACTTTAGGAAAAGAAGgaagatatttttatattgtagctcaaaaaaagaag ctaaatgataatacataTCTGATAACTTGTGTGTccttaaatataaatgataataatgaaaagtgCACAAGTAATTTTATCAATCCATTTATACATAGCGCTAATTCGTTTACCCTCAACATTGAATgcgatgaaaatattaagaatTCGTCATTAAAAAGGatgtatattaatttatctgGTTATCATATTAAACGAGAAGATAATTGCATAAAATTTACTTATGTATCATCT aTTGAATTAGATACGTCTCCTTTGATTCCCCaatttattataagaaaagTGAAAGCCAAGAAAATGTTGCAGTTAAATACTTTAAGACAAAGTCTTTGA